From the Xenopus laevis strain J_2021 chromosome 7L, Xenopus_laevis_v10.1, whole genome shotgun sequence genome, the window AATAAATACCATATATAAAAAAGATGTATCAAAAAAACCACTACACTGGAGGTTTTGCATGGCTGAGTGATGTGCAAATTGTCAGAGGTGGTGTCTGCATGCCTCCCCTTGCCTGGCAGTTACTAATATAGCCCTGACTTACACACTCATCACTATATTAGGGATCTTTGAGCTCCAAAACAAATCACAGAGACCAATGGCTATTTGCACAATTCTCCAGGCAGTGGGCAATGTgtgaaaataaagaccaactgcagcttttttttgcactttccaaACTGCATGGGGCATGGTAATATGTTTATAATACGGACATTTCCTTGTACCATTGTTTTTGCAGCTGCAAACAGCGCACTCATGCAGTGAGTCACTGAAAAGGAAGATCTGCTTGAACTGACTTACCCATCATGAGTTAGCAATTAGCATTGCATTACTGACTGCAGCATTGTTCAGCTCTCTCTTCAGAGTGCATGTTTGTACAaatgacagttctcctttaatgtcatgAAACATCTGTGGCTAACGTCCCCTTTGCTAACAGAACCTTTGGCGTGGGGTAAATAGCAACTTAAAATTAGTCATACAAAAACCTGTAGATCATTGTTTCCCATTGCTGCTAATAATGCCTGGttagaaagcttcataaaataaacattttacattaacAAAGGCAATTTTAAAGCATTAGCAGTGCTCTGTCCAAGAGGGGTGGGTAGGGGGAGGCATGTAGTTGTCCTCTATGTTGCTCCTCATTCTgacatttccgaagttgcccgaagtttccttgtgaggcaacctcaggtgactttggaaatcgaagagCCGTGAGTGCATCgggctggcgttttctcattatagcaggcggaaagcagtttggggagattgtcgccccgcagaagaggcgattagtcgccagtccactaaatctccccgaatctgcccctgccCTTACACTAATCGGTCGATTTTTAAAcctccattttttctggttgaggtttttaggggggaaactcgaagtttttgtggaaaaagaaaaactacaattttttgagatttattataccacaaagcaGCTAAAAATCTGCACATTCAAGTTACACATCCGGATCACCGGATCACAAAAGGAATTGCCTCTAAATGCCAATTTATTTGACATCGCACATACGGATCTGGTGACCCGTATGTTTGACTTCAATGAGTTGCCTATTCCCAGGACCAAAGCGTAAATTAATGGAGGTACCATCAGCGGGTGATTGTTtgtctttctctccctctcttatGTCCCGTGTCTCTTCGTTCTTCTTaaattgtgatctgtgctggataatagGAAAAAATCAGGATTTTCGTacgataataaaaaaaaagctcagtttTTCAGCGGCAAttcaataaaatcgagttttcggaGGGTCAGTCGTACAATAAGAACTGACGCTCAAATTTGTTGAATTCAATTTGTGGAGTTAGtttggatttgttttcataaaaaactgagattagtttgagttttaatctaatctaatcttaTTATTCAATCCCTCATTTATCCTTATTCCATTCCAGCAACCAGAGAGCAGttccaaaccagagagctgcagaCCAAacagtaaatacaggtataggatcccttatcgggaaacccattatccagaaaactccaaattgcagaacggccatctcccatagactgcattttaatcaaatagtttgaaagtttaaaatatattcccctgttctctgtaataataaaacagtagcttgtacttgatcccaactaaaatataattaatccttatcggatgcaaaacagttctatttggttatttaatatttaaagatcTTAGCAGACTTAACAGGGATCTAAATTacaatctcttatctggaaaaccccagcattcccgagcattctgaataaagggtttcaTATCTGTAATAGAAAACTCACAACCCCCTTCTCCCAAAgaacaactgcaaattgccttGAAATATTACTATAGACGTTATATTGAAAGTTAATTTAGGGCCAGTGAATGCTTTGACATGTGTGAtgtcaaaataaattttataCCATCTGTAGGATCCTAATTCCATGACACTTTGTAAGAGAACAACAGGTCGGGGAACTATAAAGAAGAAGTGATTAAGATCAACAGCAAATATACACTTAGTAAATAAGTCCCTAAATGTTTTACTCAGTTATGTACTGAAATAGAATTAAATAGAGAAATCAGGTTGGATGAGAAAGGGGATAGACTGAGCTTCTGTGCAGCCTCCACACACAAAGGGTTACACACTGGGAAGAGTTAGTGCAGCCGTGAGTCACAAAGGGAATGAGATTGTGGATCTTTCCTgtgattcacacacacacacacacacacacacacacatggaaaGAGCACGAGAGGCAGAGGAAGACATCAAGCAACAGGTACGTTTATCTGCATGTGCAAAGCTCTTAGGGCCACACAGAGCACAGGGGCCACACACACACTTCTTCCGGAGAGAGATGCTCTGCATGGAGACATTTCAGCCGCATCTGTTCTTTTAAAGTCACACTGTGAGCTGAGATTTTtatattgacaccaaggggcagatttattaagggtcgagttgtgttttcccaaaaaatattttcaaggttattttggtcaaaaatggatttttttggggtaaaaaagatacaacatttttttgagatatattgtaccccgaccctggaaatagcttgaatccgaaaataaactatgtaaaacctgtcgagatcacgtagaagtcaatggcagaggtcccttgaaccctTGTCaacagcctgcatgatgtttgagtttttttcagtgggttttgctcgaaaacatTAACCAATTTGATCGGTTATGGGGTTGTTAACACCAAACTCGTTgagtcaagttttttccattccagtttttttctgaaattagaAACCGTTCgggttgtgagttcattcaaggtttaaaaaagctcacaaaattcaacctttgataaataaccccctacgtcaGACTGCTGGTAACTGCTCCTCATTTCTGAGAAGGACCTTCTTGCCATCAAGGCATCGGGACCTGCTTTAGAAAGGGGAGATGCCCTTGGATTCAACATCACAAGATTCCTTCAAGATAAAATGACATGTAATTATGAGACAGTTCCCTAAACTGTAACTACcctaggaaaaaatattttcagcaccCGCTTCTACACCATTTGAGCAATCTGCAATGCATCCTTTTTGTTAACATCTGGGCAGGAGGAGAAATTGGAGGTCTTTAAATTATCCAACCTGCAGCCTTTTATCTGTCATGGATTTGCCATCACTGTATCTTAATggggtagtaaaccctgctgcactgcactgctcaaccaaattttactcagttgttgctggactacaaatcccagaataaggTAACATATAATGAAAGttggggcatgctgggagttgtagtccagcaacatcagcattgtattcttaaagcaatattgcaaaataaaacattaccaAAACTTTCCATCCAAATCTCAACAGCCGGCGACTGCATTAAAGTGCAAAacatcctccaatgagaatctcagCTGATCTTTATAAATCTGATttcctgttctttgttcctgtcATTGGAGTTGGAAGCAGTggcgtaaatatagaggaagcagattcaGTGGTTGTGGGGGGcctggacagaatgttctgtttcctctatagcagggctgtccaactggtggttctgagtgtgtgacatactctgcctacgtgtgccctgctctgcctgtgtatgacatactctgcctgtgtgtgccctgctctgcctgtgtgtgacatactctgcctgtgtgtgccctgctctgcctgtgtatgacatactctgcctgtgtgtgccctgctctgcctttgtatgacatactctgcctacgtgtgccctgctttgcctgtgtgtgacatactctgcctgtgtgtgaaaggctttgcctgtgtgtggcatactctgcctgtgtgtgacatacgctgcctgtgtgtgccctgctctgcctgtgtatgacatactctgcctgtgtgtgccctgctctgcctttgtatgacatactctgcctacgtgtgccctgctctgcctgtgtgtgacatactctgcccgTGTGTGACAGGCTCTGCccgtgtgtgacatactctgcctgtgtgtaacaggctctgcctgtgtgtggcatactctgcctgtgtgtgacatacactgcctgtgtgtgacatactctgcccgtgtgtcctgctctgcctgtgtgtgccctgctctgcctgtgtgtgacatagtctgcctgtgtgtgacatactctgcctgtgtgtgccctgctctgactgtgtgtgtgacttactctgcctgtatgtgacatgctctgcctgtgaaacataagcctgatatttttgttagcatttgaaaatatattgttaGGAGCCCCTTAAggagtttaatcatgtgctgggggtgctgaggaggcatatggatttaagggcatgtctaaatatgaaaacttttttcacatatgagtgataagtgatatcccatcagtgagcaccaaccatttggttttttggtgtgttaccaccattaacgTGGACATGATGttatggtaacatgggtgtagtttaaagtgggtgtggtttaaaaacaaggattggtcaacactggcttccattattggccctccaatatgtaggctggaaaaattccggccctcggtaacacagaagttggacagcactgctctatatTATTCAAATCCCCCTCCCTGATGTGttcttcttttaaaggagaaggaaaggttaaaactaagtaagccttatccgAAAGGTCCAtcttaatataccagtaaacccccaaagtaatgctgctctgagtcccctgtcaaaagaaacactgcatttctttccttctattgtgtactcatgggcttctgtatcagacttcctgccttcagcttaaacctcattgccctgggcaagagcatgcttagtttgctcctctccccccccccttctctagtgtaatctgagcccagagcagggagagactcaggcaggaagtgatgtcacaccacattaatactgcagctcctattccaaacaaacagagagtttctagagctttttactcaggtatggtaaaacattgtaaagaataaatatagcattctagcttgcactattgcagctaatctattggcaataaaatgccgccgtagctttccttctcctttaattggcgcACATGGTGGGGAAAGTAGGTTGCAGGCAGACGCAAGCAGGAGTGCCTATGCACGCCGGGCCCTCCGAAAATTCTGGTgagggggcccagcgcactcttgTTATGTCCCTGGTTGAAAGcattaagcccagtttcccagcactgaacaagtctgtactttatccccatgtctgattccagtgtaatatcatcaagaaaataaaatgacacaattatctctatatgtaagagaACAGCAAAATgtctgacatggtgctgggaatcagaATTCTTattggtcagttcttttgcatttataatgaagtttttgatcagtagaattatCATTGGTGAATTTCCTTGCAACTTTcgcaacttctatagaaaactaggggaaGTGTTAGGCGGTGTTACAGCTGGGTTTACAACGGCTTTAACTGCAGCTGGAGGGTTGCTGTTTGAACATCCCTGATTGATATAACTTTTCCCTCAGTGGTAAGTTTTTCAGTTTATTCATCCTACTAGTAGCTGCTATACCCAGTTGCCCCATTGAGTGCAATATCAACCAAATATTCAAATCAAATAGCACCTCCCAGTGGCCATGTGATAACAACATGGTAGATTCTTTGTTTTGGGAACGAGAAGCTGTTAGCAACTGGAGTACACCTAAGCATAGAGAtctgcaaaaatatattgttgttaAAGTTGTAAGAGTAATTAAAGTATACCGTCAAAAAGTGCCTCTAGTGTCCCTTCAGTTGCAATAATGAAAGTAACCAGCTCAAAATGTCATTCAGACAGGTTAGTAGTATAGAAACGCAGCCCTCACATTGTTGCACTATGGGAATTATTCACACTACTACAATTAACAATAGATTATCTGTATCAGTTGATGGCTAACCCTTCTGCTCTCCTCAGTGGAACCTATAGCTGCTCTACTAACCACCCAAAGCTTTACTCTCACTTCTACAACAGGTGTTACATGCTCTTTTTCTACTATGTCCCCTTCTTGTGTAATATTCCCAGCACCTTCAACTCCAGTCCTTTGAGTGGATTCCAGTTTGGCTTTCTCTTTTATAGGAGAACCACCAGTGGACCAATAGAACATTTCCCTAGAGTATTCTTCACCTGTATGTGAACAAGAATATACAAGGGCATATAGTAAGTTTTTGAAGtgatctatctgtcatctatctatctatctatctatctatctatctatctatctatctatctatctatctatctatctatctatcatctatctatccaccaTCTATAGATCCCTCTATAcatcatctatctacctatctctctatcatctatctatctacagtatctatctatctttatctatctatctattatctatctatctatctatcctctaccatctctctctttctttctctctctctctctctctctctctctctctctctctctctcgctctctatctatctatctatctatctatctatctatctatctatctatctatctatctatctatctaactatctatctatctatctatcatctatctatctatctatctatctatctctctatctttaTCATCTATTGAAAATGATATTACCCAagttacataaaatacataaaatgaataaatcattATTTCAGCCTCTGTTTCTTGAAATCCCCTGTTCCTTTGGCTAGTctgatttttatgtgttttggAGAAGTTCCCAGATGGAGAAGGGGGGGGGTGTATGAATACTGTGTAGAGCATGTTAAGGAAGCGGATTGTTATGATTTCATTGGATTCTGCGGATGGTACAGAGTTTATCTATACTTGTTATAGTCAGCATCACACATTTCTATTTCAAGTACTCACTGGCATTGTAGTCATTCCTAAAAAGATGCAAAGTGCAGAATTCACCACGTTTTCCATAACAAACATTATTTTCTTCTGAATTTTATCCTAACATTTATGGTCACCTAGAAATTCTGGCTCTTCCTAATGTTTGCAACTCATTGTTAATTTGTTTGTAAAGCTCATGAGCATCCTTGTGGGAATTCTGTGCCACCATTTATATCCCGCTGTTCCATAGGCTCCAGTCTGTAAAACCTTATTACATCCTTGAATCTATAGCCAGATATACCGTACACAGATGACTGGTGTGGGGTTTTAAGCTTTTACTATAATTGTGTACAGTATTTTCAGAAATTGAAAGCAAAGATCAATTTTGCACTGGATACTTCTAAAAAGATTGTTAATTGAGCCATACATAACAGCAAAATGTTTCATTCCATTCCTAATATCTTTTGCAGGAAAATGGAAAGCTCTACCTCTAGTCTCCTGTTATCTCCAGCCACCCCAACACTACAGTGGGACATGGAGGACGAGGAGATTGATATGATTCCCTCTGAACTTGAAAATGTCCTGAACTTCCTCTCCATTGTGATTTACAGCCTGTCATTTCTTCTGGGGACAACTGGTAATGGTCTGGTGATTTGGATTGCTGGTTTTAGGATGAAAAGGACTGTCAACACTGTATGGTTTGTAAACCTTGCCATTGCTGACTttatatttaccttcttcttgcCTTTGAGCGTTGCCTACACAGCCCTTGGCTTTCATTGGCCATTTGGAACCTTAATGTGCAAGCTGAATAGCACCATCGCCTTCCTTAATCTGTTTGCCAGTGTATTTCTGCTCACGGTTATCAGTGCTGACCGCTGTGTATCAGTAGTAAGACCTGTGTGGTCCCAGAACCACAGGACACCCAGACTTGCTTCCATTGTTGCCTTTTTTGTATGGCTGACAGCCCTTTTTCTTTGCTCCCCTTACATAGCTTTTCGGGACACCCGTATAAATACTGAAAGCAATGTCACGCATTGCTACAACAATTATGCCTTCTCAGCTGACTTTGAGGATGAGGAGGTGATAGCGCTAAGGTCCATGAGACACCAGGTTGTCATCTCCATTCGTTTTGTTTTTGGATTCTTGCTCCCATTTGGTCTTATTGTGATCTTCTATTCCCTGATGGCACTGAAGCTAAGGAGAAGTCATCTGGCCTGGTCAAGCCGTCCGTTTAGAGTCATGGCTACAGTCGTGGTTGTCTTCTTCATATGTTGGTTTCCATATCATGTCTTTTCAGTGTTGGAGGTGGTAATGCACCACACGAATAACAGGACATTAAAATCAGCTGTTCTCGTTGGAACTCCCTTGGCTACAAGCTTGGCATTCTTCAATAGCTGCTTAAACCCCTTCCTGTATGTTTTCTTGGGAAGAGACTTTAAAGAGTCATTGCGGAAGTCCATTCTCTCTGCCTTTGAAAGTGCATTCAGTGAGGAACCTGGAAAGACAAATGACAGTCATGGCAGATCCCGCTCCATCTCTGCCCAAGAGTCTCATTTCACCTAATACACCATTGTATGTtataaaagaaaaagcagaagaaaacaaaaagatgATTAAGCCCTAGAAGACCATGTTTGGTTTGGTATCATCTGTTCAACATTTAGGGTATCTCATTGTGATTTTGTAAGTCAAGTATTATTCATAGTATTTGTAAAATGGCCCTATTTCATTATGTAATTTGACTTCAAAATGACCCTCAAATCTCCAGCAATACCTGCTTTTAAATTACAAATCTATGGATACCTATATTTTGTAGTTTGTTTTTCAAAGACTTTCATACCTTGCTTGGCAGGTAGAGCTGTCATATGTTATTAAAATCAAGTATTATTGATATATACCgtacaaataaatgataaaagaagaagaaataagaTTTGAAAAAAGTATCTATATTAgactgtaataaaagaaaaagcagaagaaaacaaaaagatgATTGAGTCCTAGAAGACCATGTTTGGTTTGGTATCATCTGTTATCATCTGTTCAACATTTAGGATATTTCATTGTGATTTTGTAAGAATAAGTAAGTATAGTATTTGTAAAATAACCctattttattatgaaatttgACATCAAAATGACAATAcctatttttaaattacaaatcTATGGATACCtatatttttcaggtttttttttcaaagacttTCATACATTGCTTGGAAGGTAGAGCTGTAGATTGATATGTATATGTTATTAAAATCAAGTATTATTGATAtataccaataaatgtatttttgtgaaaATCCCAGATTTGTTTTGCTGAGAAATATGATTTGAAAAAAGTATCTATATTAGACCgtgctttcaaaattcattaGAAATGCAGTTACCCTAATATCCTTTTAGCTTATTCCATATTGCTGCACAAAATAAACCTATgaggcagatttctcaaaatgtaaattttttatttttttagacctgaaaaacggtgaaaaaaaactttaaaattgctaaaTACGGTAGCTTAAATGTGGAAAATACACCAGCCATATCTATTCACCAGCTGTTAGCTACAGATTTTTTATGCACTTGATAAATCCAGAATATTCGAGTTTCACAGACTCGAATTTGAATATACAGTAGTTGCAATCATAATTTTCCAACCCAAATTTGATAGCATTTCTTCACAGCtaagctttctttctttctttctttctttctttctttctttctttctttctttctttctttctttctttctttctttctttctttctttctttctttctttctttctttcttttcttatttctGCAAAGCTTTAGGGATTTTTAGGCAACGTTGCTGGATATTTACCCTGTAGCTGAGATATCATAAGTATGGAAACAGAGGTAGTTcttataaggggttatttatgaccctaagcacagttcagcacaAATTTCCCCAAAGTCAATTGCAGATAAAACTCCATTCATAGAATCTACTTGTATCAAAATGTGCTCATTGCACTTGTGTGCATTGTACTTGCAACCACTGCCTTCCTCTTGTTCTGAATTGAGAGCTTTGGCACCAATTGATGAGCCCTTACATCTAAAGAGTTGGTTGCACACGTCACTCTCATGGTGAACACTGGAAATTATGCCAACTGGATTCACAACACTTTTAGTGCAACACATTACAAGTTCCATGAGCAAATTGGGTTTGTGATTTTCTGCTATTAATGTGAAGACATTGGAAGGCCATGGAAGGCAGCTACAGTAAGTAGGACTGGTGTTCTTAGGGggggttagttcttctttaaatgccAACAATGCCGGCACATTTTTTGCACTTGTGCATGCCTTTACAGCCATAAATTGAGACTACATAAAACTACAAAAACGAAATATTTTATCTGACTTGCAGCAATAGCAGACACATCTTCGAGGCTTACAAAGCTCAAGTCTTATTTGATATTTCCATCAAAGTTAGACATGCTTTGCCTTCATTGATACAGATATTAGTCAAAAGAGTGAAACATACCACTTATCATTCAGAGACAGAGCTACCAGTATTAACCTAAAAGTGGAGCAGAATCCTGGTCCAACTTGACTGTTGATTCTTGCAAGGTAAGAGGGGGCAGGCAAGCCATTCTATTTCAAACTCATGGGAAACATCCAGGAATGCAGGGAAGGAGGTGACCCACGTGTGTTCCACCAAGAGATGTGATAATGTGACCATTGTATAGACAAACAGAGTCATATGCTTATCACAGAGCTGAGAGGACTATAATAAAATGTTAGTTGTGAGGCTGGCTACATAGGGACAGCTATCTGATTTATTCTGTGGAAGGTGCTacctactgtacatacagtagaacAGTAGTTATTCAGATGGGATTGTTGTgcccgaactgttcctttaatatttatatctCAAATGTTTAGGAGATCAGTGTTAATCAGTTCTTAATACAATAATAAGTTATATATGGCCTTGTTGACCCAGTTGAGTGAATTTTTGTATCAAATGGCTGTTCCTTGACATTATTATTAAGGTTATGTTAACACTGAAATTGTATTAGTACATTATTTTCTAACAGTCTCTGGCCCATGTTCATTCCTCAGAACAAGTGGAGCCACTGCATATTTATCTACCAGATTTCCCAGTCTCTTTTTTT encodes:
- the LOC108697056 gene encoding chemokine-like receptor 1 isoform X2; the encoded protein is MESSTSSLLLSPATPTLQWDMEDEEIDMIPSELENVLNFLSIVIYSLSFLLGTTGNGLVIWIAGFRMKRTVNTVWFVNLAIADFIFTFFLPLSVAYTALGFHWPFGTLMCKLNSTIAFLNLFASVFLLTVISADRCVSVVRPVWSQNHRTPRLASIVAFFVWLTALFLCSPYIAFRDTRINTESNVTHCYNNYAFSADFEDEEVIALRSMRHQVVISIRFVFGFLLPFGLIVIFYSLMALKLRRSHLAWSSRPFRVMATVVVVFFICWFPYHVFSVLEVVMHHTNNRTLKSAVLVGTPLATSLAFFNSCLNPFLYVFLGRDFKESLRKSILSAFESAFSEEPGKTNDSHGRSRSISAQESHFT
- the LOC108697056 gene encoding chemokine-like receptor 1 isoform X1, whose amino-acid sequence is MRLWIFPVIHTHTHTHTHTWKEHERQRKTSSNRKMESSTSSLLLSPATPTLQWDMEDEEIDMIPSELENVLNFLSIVIYSLSFLLGTTGNGLVIWIAGFRMKRTVNTVWFVNLAIADFIFTFFLPLSVAYTALGFHWPFGTLMCKLNSTIAFLNLFASVFLLTVISADRCVSVVRPVWSQNHRTPRLASIVAFFVWLTALFLCSPYIAFRDTRINTESNVTHCYNNYAFSADFEDEEVIALRSMRHQVVISIRFVFGFLLPFGLIVIFYSLMALKLRRSHLAWSSRPFRVMATVVVVFFICWFPYHVFSVLEVVMHHTNNRTLKSAVLVGTPLATSLAFFNSCLNPFLYVFLGRDFKESLRKSILSAFESAFSEEPGKTNDSHGRSRSISAQESHFT